A window of Cyanobacteriota bacterium genomic DNA:
CATATGCAACAAACCACAGTATTTTCTCGAGACATTGCTACCATGACGGCAGCAGATGTAGAAGCACTCGCCATGCGGTTAGAGAATGATCACTACACCAGTCCGTTTGCAGCACTGGATGATTGGCACTGCCTGCGAGCGATCGCCTTTCAGCGGCCAGAACTGGTTGAACCATACCTGCACTTGCTGGATTTAGAAGCCTATGACGAATCCTGACGGGGTAGTCAGTGGTAGACGAGTGCTCATCGGCATTACAGGTGGAATTGCCGCTTATAAGCTCTGTGAGGTAATTTCTACTTTGGCGAAGGCGGGGGCTGATGTGCGAGTTGTGATGACCAGCACCGCTGAGGAATTTATTACGCCGCTGACGATCGCCACCCTCAGTCGCCGTGCAGCCTATACCGATCAGAGTTTTTGGCAGCCTACGCATGGACGACCTCTGCATATCGAGCTAGGCGAGTGGGCAGATGTCTTGATCATTGCTCCCCTCAGTGCTAATACCCTCGCCAAGTTAGCTCAGGGTATTGCTGATAATCTACTGACCAATGTAGTGCTGGCTTCTACATGTCCAGTATTGCTAGTACCAGCAATGAACAACGTCATGTGGCAACAGGCATCTGTGCAGCGCAATTGGCAGCTCTTACTGGCGGATTCTCGCTACCATGGTATTGCTCCTGAGCCAGGTGTGCTGGCTTGCACTCCGGTAGATGCTCCTGTGCCTAAGACTCCTGGACGCATGGCAGAACCCGCCACCATCCTGGCATATATTACCTCCCTGCTATATACCGTTGGTCGTCGTGATTTGCTAGGCAAGCGTCTATTGATCAGCGCGGGGGGTACCCGTGAGCATTTGGATCCAGTGCGATTTCTGGGTAACCCGGCTAGTGGCAAGATGGGGGTCGCCCTTGCCCAAGCTGCTGCCCATCGGGGGGCGATCGTAATCCTTGTCCATGCTCCACTACTAATGCCATACCCATGCTTACCAGAGTCGGTGCAGATGGTGCCAGTGCTGACGGCTGAAGAGATGCGTCATGCCTTGCTAGAGCATGTGTTGAATGTGGATTGGGTATTGATGGCGGCAGCAGTTGCCGATGTAAAGCCAGCAACCTATAGCGCGACGAAACTTGCCAAGGCCGACTTGCCGGAGCAATTGCCCCTTGTCCCTGTGCCTGATATTGTGGCAGAGTTAGCCATGTTAAAACAGCCCCATCAATGCTTAGTGGGTTTTGCTGCCCAAACAGGTGATGTTGTTACTCCAGCGAAAGATAAGCTTCTGCGCAAGGGCTTGGATGTGATAGTTGCTAATCCTATTGACCAGGCTGATAGCGGTTTTGGCAGCGATCGCAATCAAGCGATTGTGCTGGACAAAACAGGCAGACAGATTGCGATCGCCCCCTGTACCAAGCTTGAACTAGCTCACCAGATTATTGACATCGTGCAAACCCTGCAATTGTCGCCATAATCACGCCATGACTAGTTGATCGGTGAAGACAGGTTCTGAATCTAGTCTGATGATCTATGCAGTCAGATTACACCAAGACCTTATCTGGATTGACTTGTAGCTGCGTCAAAAGAGTTTCTGTTGGCTGAATTACAAGGCCGGGGTGCCCAACAGAACTAGGGGACAAATCGAGCATCGTTGCGGCTTGACTTGCGCCGGGCCACAGCAACCACCGACTACCAGTAGGCAAGGCTTCTAGGCTAGCCGCATTGGTCGTCAACCACAGCAGAGGCACATCGGTTGGTGGTTCGGTTACTAAATCTTCGCCTGCATAGGTAGAAGCCAAGGTTTCTAGGGCAGCTTGAGAACTTTGCCAGCTTGTGCGTCCGCCATTGGTTGCTAGGGTTGTCTCACTGTGCAAGAGTCCAGACCCTGCAGTCCACAGTTTCACAAGCATGGCTTGGCGCAGGGCGTAGAAATAGAGCGATGCGGCTGCAATCACAGCTTGCTCAAACTGGGCGTGATCCCAACTGGCAGCACTGTCTAGACAGATGATAATCTCTTGACCGCCGGTGAAAATTTCTAGTTCGCGTACACGCAGCGTACCATAGCGGGCACTGCTGCGCCAATGAATCAAACGGGTGGGATCACCCCAGCGATAGGGACGCAAAGCACGGGTTAATCCTTCTGTGGCCATGTGAGAGCGATGGTTGCTGCTAAACTGGGGGTTTTCATCCCGGCCCATTGCGTCAATTAACGGACATCGACTCAGGGGCAACACTGTAGGATAGACAATCGCCACCGCAGGCACCTGCCGACTGCGCCGACACCAAAATAGTCCCAACGGCGTAGCTGTCCGCAATTGCACTTCATGCCATCGATAGACTCCCCGCCGTTCTGTAGGATAGCGATAGCTCCAAAGGGCACGATCACGGGCAGGTATACGCTCTAGCACGGTTTGGGCAGGAGCACCTAACTTTTGGGGAATTAGGTCTTGCAACTGCAAGAGGGTTTTGGGTTGGTTGGTGTGATTGCTGATCTCCAGTTCAACAATCAGGGGATCGCCAACGCTG
This region includes:
- a CDS encoding DUF2555 domain-containing protein produces the protein MQQTTVFSRDIATMTAADVEALAMRLENDHYTSPFAALDDWHCLRAIAFQRPELVEPYLHLLDLEAYDES
- the coaBC gene encoding bifunctional phosphopantothenoylcysteine decarboxylase/phosphopantothenate--cysteine ligase CoaBC, with the protein product MTNPDGVVSGRRVLIGITGGIAAYKLCEVISTLAKAGADVRVVMTSTAEEFITPLTIATLSRRAAYTDQSFWQPTHGRPLHIELGEWADVLIIAPLSANTLAKLAQGIADNLLTNVVLASTCPVLLVPAMNNVMWQQASVQRNWQLLLADSRYHGIAPEPGVLACTPVDAPVPKTPGRMAEPATILAYITSLLYTVGRRDLLGKRLLISAGGTREHLDPVRFLGNPASGKMGVALAQAAAHRGAIVILVHAPLLMPYPCLPESVQMVPVLTAEEMRHALLEHVLNVDWVLMAAAVADVKPATYSATKLAKADLPEQLPLVPVPDIVAELAMLKQPHQCLVGFAAQTGDVVTPAKDKLLRKGLDVIVANPIDQADSGFGSDRNQAIVLDKTGRQIAIAPCTKLELAHQIIDIVQTLQLSP
- a CDS encoding DUF58 domain-containing protein; amino-acid sequence: MAQSHPIADWLERHWVSPAYAGSLLTGIALSFFGAATNTLAGWLYVISGLILAMLVISAILPVRSLRGIKIHRYPIEPVSVGDPLIVELEISNHTNQPKTLLQLQDLIPQKLGAPAQTVLERIPARDRALWSYRYPTERRGVYRWHEVQLRTATPLGLFWCRRSRQVPAVAIVYPTVLPLSRCPLIDAMGRDENPQFSSNHRSHMATEGLTRALRPYRWGDPTRLIHWRSSARYGTLRVRELEIFTGGQEIIICLDSAASWDHAQFEQAVIAAASLYFYALRQAMLVKLWTAGSGLLHSETTLATNGGRTSWQSSQAALETLASTYAGEDLVTEPPTDVPLLWLTTNAASLEALPTGSRWLLWPGASQAATMLDLSPSSVGHPGLVIQPTETLLTQLQVNPDKVLV